The following proteins come from a genomic window of Suricata suricatta isolate VVHF042 chromosome 5, meerkat_22Aug2017_6uvM2_HiC, whole genome shotgun sequence:
- the S100B gene encoding protein S100-B, which yields MSELEKAMVALIDVFHQYSGREGDKHKLKKSELKELINNELSHFLEEIKEQEVVDKVMETLDSDGDGECDFQEFMAFVAMVTTACHEFFEHE from the exons ATGTCTGAGCTGGAGAAGGCCATGGTGGCCCTCATTGACGTTTTCCATCAGTATTCTGGAAGGGAGGGCGACAAGCACAAGCTGAAGAAATCCGAACTCAAGGAGCTCATCAACAATGAGCTCTCCCACTTTTTAGAG GAAATCAAAGAGCAGGAGGTTGTGGACAAAGTCATGGAAACTCTGGACAGTGATGGAGACGGCGAATGTGATTTCCAGGAATTTATGGCCTTCGTTGCCATGGTTACCACCGCCTGCCACGAGTTCTTTGAACACGAGTGA